The following proteins are encoded in a genomic region of Triticum dicoccoides isolate Atlit2015 ecotype Zavitan chromosome 1B, WEW_v2.0, whole genome shotgun sequence:
- the LOC119342072 gene encoding peptide-N4-(N-acetyl-beta-glucosaminyl)asparagine amidase A-like has protein sequence MPPLAFLLLLPLLHLLGPALAESPDRYAVRYAPLATGANGNAAAQEYVDPTYPLPGPPPAAPTCTVPVLSYSFANTYGAPPAKAAYAPPPGCPAPWSQVVLSFSAACAGDQYDRVAAVWLDGSELLRTTTAEPTPEGVSWTVRKEVTRYSALLRSPPDGVLSVMLENLVNDQYTGVYNVTISLEFHGTPAYLSGVNSPSPDVGVADPSPATPTLPESYFQPADLILPISEATRDNGYWFRIQNKSDSRSKLVTIPSSTYRAVLEVFVSPHSNDEFWYSNPPDLYIQENNLTTQRGNAAYREVVVSVDHHFAGSFVPFPVIYTGGINPLYWQPVSALGAFDLPTYDIELTPFLGLLVDGKAHEFGISVVDGIAEWLVDANLHLWLDPSASAVQASLGRYRTPRLSISRRYTTQLLNGSFSIHAKRKSFFSGWVKSSLGNFTTEVETELEARSLVEFTSDGRNKTIQMKAEQETEVLVRSEARKVIGKLKTESEYPLSFYMDTEDGEDGMSVVKGSLSHALKLETEVKSDGFENEAKLVDEQTAEGWMVVKDHDVINGSAATSQMYRYSDDRWRYQRMINAVDGLVLGDNVSESYRVQDAAKAKACLPGRSCDGTASAAERWVDIAAM, from the coding sequence ATGCCGCCGCtggctttcctcctcctcctcccgctcctccaccTCCTCGGCCCGGCTCTTGCCGAGTCCCCCGACCGCTACGCCGTCCGCTACGCGCCGCTGGCCACGGGCGCCAACGGCAATGCGGCGGCCCAGGAGTACGTCGACCCCACCTACCCGCTCCCGGGCCCGCCCCCCGCCGCGCCGACCTGCACCGTGCCGGTGCTCTCCTACTCCTTCGCCAACACCTACGGCGCGCCCCCGGCCAAGGCCGCCTACGCGCCCCCGCCCGGGTGCCCCGCGCCCTGGTCCCAGGTCGTGCTCTCCTTCTCCGCCGCCTGCGCCGGCGACCAGTACGACCGCGTCGCCGCCGTCTGGCTCGACGGTTCCGAGCTCCTCCGCACCACCACCGCCGAGCCCACCCCGGAGGGCGTCAGCTGGACCGTGCGCAAGGAGGTCACCCGCTACTCCGCCCTCCTCCGCTCCCCGCCCGACGGCGTCCTCTCGGTCATGCTCGAGAACCTCGTCAACGACCAGTACACCGGCGTCTACAACGTCACTATCTCCCTCGAGTTTCACGGGACTCCGGCTTACCTCTCCGGGGTAAATTCCCCATCCCCCGATGTCGGTGTCGCCGACCCCAGCCCCGCGACGCCGACGCTGCCGGAGTCGTACTTCCAGCCGGCCGACCTGATCCTGCCGATCTCGGAGGCCACCCGCGACAACGGCTACTGGTTCCGCATCCAGAACAAGTCCGACTCGCGGTCCAAGCTCGTGACCATTCCGTCGAGCACCTACCGTGCGGTCCTGGAGGTGTTCGTGTCCCCTCACTCCAACGACGAGTTCTGGTACTCCAACCCGCCGGACCTCTACATCCAGGAGAACAACCTCACCACGCAGAGGGGCAACGCCGCGTACCGCGAGGTCGTCGTCAGCGTGGACCACCACTTCGCCGGCTCGTTCGTGCCGTTCCCCGTCATTTACACGGGAGGCATTAACCCGCTCTACTGGCAGCCCGTGTCCGCGCTCGGCGCGTTCGACCTGCCCACCTACGACATCGAGCTCACCCCGTTCCTCGGCCTCCTCGTCGACGGCAAGGCCCACGAGTTCGGCATCAGCGTGGTGGACGGCATCGCCGAGTGGCTCGTGGACGCCAACCTGCACCTCTGGCTGGACCCCAGCGCATCGGCCGTGCAAGCGTCGCTCGGCCGGTACCGGACGCCGCGCCTGTCCATCTCCCGCCGGTACACGACGCAGCTGCTGAACGGCAGCTTCAGCATCCATGCCAAGAGGAAGTCCTTCTTCAGCGGCTGGGTCAAGTCGTCGCTTGGCAACTTCACGACCGAGGTTGAGACGGAGCTGGAGGCACGCAGCCTGGTCGAGTTCACCAGCGACGGCAGGAACAAGACCATCCAGATGAAGGCGGAGCAGGAGACGGAGGTGCTGGTTCGGTCGGAGGCGAGGAAGGTGATCGGCAAGCTCAAGACCGAGTCCGAGTACCCTCTGTCGTTCTACATGGACACCGAGGACGGCGAGGACGGCATGTCCGTCGTCAAGGGGAGCCTGTCCCACGCACTCAAGCTCGAGACGGAGGTGAAGTCCGACGGGTTCGAGAACGAGGCGAAGCTCGTGGACGAGCAGACCGCGGAGGGCTGGATGGTCGTCAAGGACCACGACGTGATCAACGGGTCGGCGGCGACGAGCCAGATGTACCGTTACAGCGACGACCGGTGGCGCTACCAGCGGATGATCAACGCTGTGGACGGGCTGGTGCTGGGCGACAACGTGAGCGAGAGCTACCGCGTGCAGGACGCGGCGAAGGCGAAGGCTTGCCTCCCCGGAAGGAGCTGCGACGGGACGGCGTCGGCGGCCGAGCGCTGGGTCGACATTGCTGCAATGTAA